One Edaphobacter flagellatus genomic region harbors:
- a CDS encoding DUF2252 domain-containing protein, with protein sequence MKRLKKTQAPTAKTPVHTKASIKMHNLAAFHGNLPVEERRAAGRALRSKLPRKSQGIWSRPASHPGAIEIIMATNKGRLPDLVPLRLARMCASPSAFYRGAAAVMASDLGDVPVTGLQVVIDGDCHLNNFGLFGTPQRDIVFDLNDFDETVIGPWEWDLKRLTASVNLAARANNCGRTTRDEAVRRCVSAYILNMNRLENMGVLNCWYLHTYPTSRDSLVRANAQASAVIRRAALKATKQTNATLLEKVAEKLSNGTWRFRDMPPVQTRVDKKTRQQVIDALHAYVPTLHRERQFMLAKYHVVDVVRRVVGIGSVGTRAYLVLLFGNGEKDPLFLQVKEAVVPSHAPYITQHLSDVTQQGKRVVTGQRVLQASSDVMLGWTNIGPIDFYVRQMRDLKASVPVEGLGLNAFNEYVWACGALLARAHARIGDAASIAGYCGKSNTLGNALAHWAETYADQTILDHAALVAAVKKDRRVQAMMGK encoded by the coding sequence TTGAAGAGATTAAAGAAGACGCAAGCACCAACTGCAAAAACACCTGTCCACACCAAAGCTTCCATCAAGATGCACAACCTCGCAGCATTCCACGGCAATCTTCCTGTCGAAGAACGCCGCGCTGCCGGACGAGCTCTTCGCTCTAAACTTCCTCGCAAGTCGCAAGGCATATGGTCCCGTCCCGCCAGCCATCCAGGCGCCATCGAGATCATCATGGCCACCAATAAAGGACGTCTGCCCGATCTGGTTCCGCTGCGCCTTGCTCGCATGTGCGCTTCTCCTTCAGCCTTCTACCGCGGAGCAGCAGCGGTTATGGCGAGCGATCTGGGAGATGTTCCTGTTACAGGATTGCAGGTTGTCATCGATGGCGACTGCCATCTGAACAACTTTGGTCTCTTCGGTACACCACAGCGAGACATTGTCTTCGACTTGAACGACTTTGATGAAACCGTCATTGGCCCATGGGAGTGGGATCTTAAGCGTCTAACGGCGAGCGTCAATCTCGCGGCGCGCGCGAATAATTGCGGACGCACGACCCGCGACGAGGCCGTCCGTAGATGTGTCTCGGCTTACATTCTCAATATGAACCGGCTTGAGAACATGGGCGTCCTCAACTGCTGGTATCTGCATACCTATCCAACCAGCCGCGATTCCCTGGTGCGCGCTAACGCACAGGCAAGTGCTGTTATTCGCAGAGCAGCGTTGAAGGCCACGAAGCAAACCAACGCCACGCTGCTCGAAAAGGTTGCTGAAAAATTATCGAATGGAACCTGGCGATTTCGCGATATGCCCCCTGTGCAGACGCGCGTCGATAAGAAGACGCGTCAACAAGTGATTGATGCGCTTCATGCTTACGTTCCTACGCTGCATCGCGAGCGCCAATTCATGCTCGCCAAATATCATGTCGTCGATGTCGTACGCCGGGTTGTCGGAATCGGAAGTGTAGGCACGCGCGCTTATCTGGTTCTATTGTTTGGCAATGGAGAGAAGGACCCACTCTTTCTTCAGGTGAAGGAGGCCGTCGTTCCCTCACATGCTCCATACATTACGCAGCACCTAAGCGATGTCACGCAGCAGGGCAAGCGAGTCGTCACAGGCCAACGGGTACTGCAGGCATCATCCGATGTCATGCTGGGATGGACCAACATCGGCCCTATCGATTTTTACGTGCGACAAATGAGAGACCTGAAAGCCTCTGTCCCGGTCGAAGGACTCGGCCTCAATGCCTTCAACGAATATGTCTGGGCTTGCGGAGCGTTACTTGCCCGAGCTCATGCACGCATTGGTGATGCCGCATCCATCGCTGGTTATTGTGGCAAATCAAACACTCTGGGCAATGCGCTTGCGCACTGGGCCGAGACTTACGCCGATCAAACGATCCTCGATCATGCAGCATTGGTGGCTGCCGTCAAAAAGGACCGTCGTGTTCAAGCAATGATGGGAAAATAG
- a CDS encoding sugar phosphate isomerase/epimerase family protein, giving the protein MTGITRRGFISGGVAAGFAAGGAKAAFAFASSPFKVAVITDEISQDFDHACSVASKDFGMQWVELRGMWKKSLLQLTDAELTEAEQVLAKYNLRVTDIASPLFKADWPGAPKSEFSPKNAAPVGDVLKQQNEVLEKSIALAKRFKTDKVRGFDFWRLDDVAPYREAMDRKLAEAAEVCGKSGVILVLENEPACNTATGREAVRTLNAVKSPHFALNWDPGNAVMRGEFDAYPVAWNLLPKHRIHHCHVKNAVKGADGKVAWSPVGTGIIDWTAQFRDLAKAGYHDAVSLETHWHGGSSPEDSSKQSWSGMKKALQDSGNL; this is encoded by the coding sequence ATGACTGGAATCACACGACGCGGTTTTATCAGTGGGGGCGTAGCGGCAGGGTTTGCGGCTGGGGGAGCAAAGGCAGCATTTGCTTTTGCCAGTTCTCCATTCAAAGTGGCTGTGATTACGGACGAGATATCGCAGGATTTTGATCATGCCTGCTCTGTCGCATCGAAAGACTTCGGTATGCAGTGGGTGGAACTTCGTGGAATGTGGAAGAAGAGTCTGCTGCAGCTGACAGACGCGGAGCTTACAGAGGCTGAGCAAGTCCTGGCTAAGTACAATTTGCGCGTGACGGATATTGCCAGCCCGTTGTTCAAAGCTGACTGGCCGGGTGCGCCGAAGTCAGAGTTCAGCCCTAAGAATGCTGCCCCCGTTGGCGATGTGCTGAAGCAACAGAATGAGGTTCTGGAAAAGAGCATTGCACTGGCAAAGCGATTCAAGACGGACAAGGTGCGGGGCTTTGATTTCTGGCGTCTTGATGATGTTGCTCCCTATCGTGAAGCGATGGACCGCAAGCTTGCTGAGGCCGCGGAGGTTTGCGGAAAGAGCGGAGTCATCCTGGTGCTGGAGAACGAGCCTGCCTGCAATACGGCTACAGGGCGGGAAGCTGTGCGCACGCTGAATGCTGTGAAGTCACCTCATTTTGCTTTGAACTGGGACCCCGGGAATGCTGTTATGCGTGGTGAGTTCGACGCGTATCCGGTGGCCTGGAATCTGCTGCCGAAGCATCGGATTCACCATTGCCATGTGAAGAATGCAGTCAAGGGAGCGGATGGTAAGGTGGCATGGTCTCCTGTGGGCACTGGCATCATCGATTGGACGGCGCAGTTCCGCGATCTGGCGAAGGCCGGATATCACGATGCGGTCAGCCTTGAGACGCACTGGCATGGCGGCTCATCGCCGGAAGACTCGTCGAAACAGAGCTGGAGCGGGATGAAAAAGGCCCTTCAGGACTCGGGTAATCTGTAG